From Salmo salar chromosome ssa04, Ssal_v3.1, whole genome shotgun sequence, one genomic window encodes:
- the LOC106602626 gene encoding uncharacterized protein isoform X2, whose translation MANCMVFHTQIASIMEVLANAAVVEICKLVDDDYAVFRLEMTQSQKENRSLQRKLQLLELKVARERAVASPSSVKILDRHRRMARGERHLTGGHRSFVKPARHNTCRDDQPITVDEGSGTSTQNVIVIESTEAAGPGVKQERSEGKEDPWHSRDIQNGAAGAPPVATENPTTAQPRTRHSITEVSGTPIDVLKSETDTETLTVTQMQLHRGSDHRSDPERLGLGRLGCPPDSEYLPVFHQSQGTVHSHGDGDSLDTGGDDPSCSYATEMDPGNMPLGLETQTDLSRGDWNRYSSSVYSEGCLDEKGKCLGVDEGTVKVEGDVPPTWNADSHLGDGLTQGRDFLDYRESLETNPNIATHSSLHTFRDRNPVSRSMGPTDPHHLVLFDKGLNSNDRARAQARGGGATSGKSKEKRFLCMFCNKGFSCPQKVEIHQRVHTGVKPFSCTQCPMAFAQAGDLKRHQRVHTGEKPFSCTQCPMAFAQAGHLKRHQRVHTGEK comes from the exons atggctaactgtatggTTTTTCACACACAAATAGCATCCATCATGGAGGTGCTAGCGAACGCAGCTGTGGTAGagatctgtaaactcgtagacgacgattatgcagtgtttcgtttggaaatgactcaaagccagaaagaaaacaggtCATTGCAAAGGAAACTGCAACTACTGGAACTGAAGGTGGCACGGGAGCGCGCCGTTGCTAGTCCCAGTAGTGTCAAGATCCTCGACCGACACAGAAgaatggcaagag GTGAAAGACATCTCACTGGAGGAcacaggagctttgtgaagccagcCAGACACAATACATGCagagatgaccaaccaatcactgttgatgaggggagtggaacctcaacccagaACGTTATCgtgatagag TCTACAGAGGCTGCAGGTCCTGGGGTCAAGCAGGAGAGGTCTGAAGGAAAGGAGGACCCATGGCACAGCAGAGACATCCAGAATGGAGCAGCTGGAGCGCCCCCTGTAGCCACAGAAAACCCCACCACTGCGCAGCCCAGGACCCGACACAGCATCACGGAGGTCAGTGGAACGCCGATCGACGTCctcaagtcagagacagacactgAGACTTTAACTGTAACACAAATGCAATTACACAGAGGATCTGACCACagatcagacccagagagactgggCCTGGGGagactgggctgtcctcctgACTCAGAGTATTTACCTGTATTTCACCAGAGCCAGGGGACTGTTCATTCCCATGGTGATGGTGACTCGTTAGACACTGGAGGTGATGATCCGTCCTGTTCTTACGCTACAGAGATGGACCCTGGCAACATGCCCTTGGGTTTAGAGACacagactgatctgtctagaggggactggaaccggtacagtagtagtgtatactctgaagggtgCCTAGATGAGAAAGGCAAGTGTCTGGGCGTAGATGAAGGGACTGTGAAAGTGGAGGGCGACGTTCCTCCCACATGGAATGCAGATAGCCACCTAGGAGATGGACTCACACAGGGCAGAGATTTCTTAGATTACAGGGAAAGCTTAGAGACAAATCCAAATATCGCGACCCACTCCTCTTTACACACGTTTAGGGATCGCAACCCAGTGTCCAGATCGATGGGGCCTACTGATCCACACCACCTCGTCCTTTTCGATAAGGGATTGAACTCAAATGACAGAGCTAGAGCCCAGGCTCGGGGAGGGGGAGCAACATCAGGCAAAAGTAAAGAGaaacggttcctctgcatgttctgtaacaaaggtttcagctgcccccagaaggtggagattcaccagagggtccacacaggggtgaaacccttcagctgtacccagtgtcccATGGCCTTCGCTCAAGCTGgtgacctgaagaggcaccagagggtccacacgggggagaaacccttcagctgtacccagtgtcccATGGCCTTCGCTCAGGCTGGTCACCTGAAGagacaccagagggtccacacaggggagaaataa
- the LOC106602626 gene encoding uncharacterized protein isoform X1 yields the protein MANCMVFHTQIASIMEVLANAAVVEICKLVDDDYAVFRLEMTQSQKENRSLQRKLQLLELKVARERAVASPSSVKILDRHRRMARGERHLTGGHRSFVKPARHNTCRDDQPITVDEGSGTSTQNVIVIESTEAAGPGVKQERSEGKEDPWHSRDIQNGAAGAPPVATENPTTAQPRTRHSITEEEEGPEVLLVKEEGLGNPEGNMVMEDNQTTPPPEPTEEPAEQHRTTHNLTEVSPL from the exons atggctaactgtatggTTTTTCACACACAAATAGCATCCATCATGGAGGTGCTAGCGAACGCAGCTGTGGTAGagatctgtaaactcgtagacgacgattatgcagtgtttcgtttggaaatgactcaaagccagaaagaaaacaggtCATTGCAAAGGAAACTGCAACTACTGGAACTGAAGGTGGCACGGGAGCGCGCCGTTGCTAGTCCCAGTAGTGTCAAGATCCTCGACCGACACAGAAgaatggcaagag GTGAAAGACATCTCACTGGAGGAcacaggagctttgtgaagccagcCAGACACAATACATGCagagatgaccaaccaatcactgttgatgaggggagtggaacctcaacccagaACGTTATCgtgatagag TCTACAGAGGCTGCAGGTCCTGGGGTCAAGCAGGAGAGGTCTGAAGGAAAGGAGGACCCATGGCACAGCAGAGACATCCAGAATGGAGCAGCTGGAGCGCCCCCTGTAGCCACAGAAAACCCCACCACTGCGCAGCCCAGGACCCGACACAGCATCACGGAG gaggaggagggtccagaggtgctgctggtgaaggaggagggtctggggaaccctgaggggaacatggtcatggaggacaaccagactacacctcctcctgaacccacagaggaaccagctgagcagcacaggaccacacacaatctcactgaggtgagcccactgtaa